The window atatatcggtttatatttaacccatcggcacatgcctaagacacatgtgtaggcaaaccaaaaattatgcgattaggtattgtaaatgacttagctcgctcatggttggtcctggtccagctgttctgctcccaaatggatgtagttgggtctgcggtcaggtcatgggttggtcatctggtacaTAATCTGCTTCGTCATCATGGGATTGCTgtctggtttcccgttgccttcctcatcatgggttggtcgaatggtttcccgtcgccttcctcatcatggctcggtcgtatatcAAGATGTACTGGTCTCCAGCTTGGTCCAttatgtatatttagcacatcatcctcatggtatTCTTGTCAGCAACTAAAATAAGGATTATAGtgcagtgaacagccattatataattcCTTTTGAAGTTTGAaatccttaaatttattatttcctttgtggctctccgacgtatatcttcgatctcgttggtgttgatttcagtgaatctatttctgtcggccgcttcttgtagattttgggaaaacttatttttattctgattcaatgaatcgagatgtatctcttcttgtatgagatcccTTTTTTTTAGATGCTGCCTTGGTCTCCCTTCGCAGATTATAGATCAACTGCGCTCTGTATCCTCCCACGCGTATCTCGTGGTACTTAGCTGATTCCTTTTTTTAATatctctaatcaactctgcttGTTTTTCGGTGAATTGACTTGTTTTCTTCTCGTTTCCGAAACTTTTTCCTTTAGTATAGCTTctgatcctttcttcttccttaaaaattataccgcggtcggaagttccgtcttcactctccgttgagaaaaattaagatggagttttcttaacaatcccaagttttctactttttttcgtaaagcaatacagtagacagtccactgtacgtttcactctcaatactcgaccgttgcatgacgtgtatggccttctatgtcaccgcaactggtgtctattctttgcttcctatagatcaaatgggccataccttcactcggcgccattttgaaaactatcgcggaggtgtgaacgggcacacacttaatggaataaccttgtcatgctggtttcttctaaggcagtcagtaattcagagggaatgtcatcaattccaggtgccttgttcctatttagatcgctcacagctctgtcaaactctgacctcaaaattggatcttccatttcatcagcagcaacagccttttcttgttccagaaccaaattatctacttctttatcttgatacaactgttggatatgttcctgccatctttttgctttgccttctttccctagaagtggctttccacctgagcttttaatattcatacacctagatttcctttctccaaaggtttccttgattttcctgtatgcagcatctacctttcctgtaaccgtacaaccttcgacatccttgcacttttccttcagccattcttccttagccactttgcactttctatccacttcattctttaatcgcctgtattcttttctgccctcttcatttctagcattcttgtattttcgtcgttcatcaatcaggtctagtatcttgaGTTATCCacggattcttagttgatcttttcttccttcctaacatttcttcagcagccctactgacttcatttttcatgagtatccagtcttcctctattgtgtttcgttcagccttttcatttattccttgtgcaacatgttccttgaaacaatccctcacactcttttctttcaacttgtctatattcCATCTTTTtgcgttctttcctttcttcaatttcttcagcttcagatggcatttcatgaccaacaagttgtggtcagagtccacgtatgctcctgggaaagttttgcaatccaacacctggtttctgaatctctgcctattcataatgaagtctatttgataacttccagtgtctccaggtctcgtccacgtatacagccgtcgtttgtggtgtttgaaccaagtattggcaaggactaaattatgatcagtgcagaattcaaccagccgacttcctctttcattcctttgccccaatccgaattctcctactgtattaccttctcttccttggcctaccactgcattccagtctcccatcacaattagattctcgtcacctttcacagattgtattaaatcttctatcccttgatgtattctttcgacttcctcatcatccgctgagctagtaggcatataggcctgcactattgtggtgggcattggtttggtgtctatcttgacgacaataattcttacactatgctagtcgtagtagcttacccgctgccctattttcttattcattattaaaccaactcctgcatttcccctgtttgattttgtgttgataattcggtagtcgcctgacaaaaaatcctgtccttcctgctaacgtacttcacttataccaactacatctaactttagtctatccatctcccttttcagattctctaatctaccacaacgattgaaactcctaacattccacgctccgactcgcagaatgtcagtatccatcttcctaatgatcgccccctctcgtgtagtccccacccggagatacgaatgggggactagtttacctccggaatattttacccgggaggaagccatcatcagtacatcatttatacagagagagctgcgtgtcctcgggagttagttacggctgtagtttcccgttgctttcagccatgtagcagtatcaacacagttaagccatgttgagtattattataaggccatatcagtcaatcatctagactgccgcccttgcaatttccaaaaggctgctatccccctttcgatgaaccattccttagtctggtctctcaacagatacccatccgatatggttgcacctgcggctcggctacctgcatcattgggacacgcaagcctctccacggcggtaaggtcacatggttcgcaggggagggcaaacaatctattacgtgaaaaataatgagatagcttcggcttttgaattataccctgaagaagaaagatcccaaataaaagttttatttcttccttgttagtaggaaccgAATCCCTCTCCCtgcttttcctttccattttaccTGTTCCTATGCTtgcttgtattgactgctgagcgtacagattagtttgctctgcaataagttcgcacagttcatcgtcaatgaaatgctcaaatatttcgtccggttcttttttatttaaaatttcgccctgaattccactttggtatgtagctggaaatagggctctcctacatccccttacatTCCAGTCACTAGGCGGAGTAGGAGGCAAATcgctctcactttctgactcgctactTTACGCTACACAGTAAAgcgaaactatagaattcatgctaggaacaatattcgtatcgagaaatgttatataatgtgtgtgtgacacagttgttggcttaagataataaaggtttagaaaattcatatcaatcgatcatattatcgattcaattccgatttcatttccattcagttagcagtattACGGGGACCGGgcgagctccctccttactcctcaaccccataaacaaatctatcgctaaaaagtgtgcgaTTAATACCTATAATACAGGTAGAGATGAGCTTaactgatatttcagaatatcggtgacaggcgtatctgtgacacaaaaatatctgtgatttttatcggtgattctgtcacaggtagcacgagcatatgattatcggcacggtcactctttggtcgcgggcggccagAATGGAAATACTATAGCCGATATGATGACTGGGTCGGgcagtattttttcggaaaatgcaGGACATTAGAAGTGGGGAAAATAATATTCACCTTTATAATTCTAATGTTTTAATAATGCATTtggaaaaggttgttaacatgttgtgcaataaatttaaaaaacggaATGTAATTACCCGTGTCGTGTCGTGTCTCTGGGATACCAATTGCTTACAGTACTTAAATGTAGGTTTAAGAATAAAATGACTAACGTTTATGGACGAGTGTTAATCATACAATATAACGTCGCACAAGTACACATACGACAGGGTTGATACTCAACCTTGAGGTTCGTTACAGAAACAATCTTAGTGTTATTTATGTTATCATCTACATAATGCGTAATGAAGATTTAGGAAAATGGAACTGAAAAATGGAGGCAAATTATATTCATACTTTCTTCGCTAACAACGAATAAGGAATTGATGACTTAATACTCCCATATTTATATTTATCATTCAATACTGTGTTACAGTTTAAACTTTTGCACACTTCTTAAAGCTTACCGTATCACAGTTGTGAAGTACTGTAACAAACATTCATCAGCTTACAATTTGACACTCTTGCTGTTCTGCaacataatttaaataaattaaaaatgtgtaCCTATTAAGTTATAACATTGTATAATTTTGGCAAGTACTGGTAAATAATTAGACTCCTCCCTTACAACCTGGAAGACATTTTTCAGCCAATTTTGCTCTTTCGTGCATTTAGTTCTGCAAAATAGGGTTTATTTGAATGGGAATAAATGTGCTTTATAATGTAGCAACTAACTAAAAAGATGACTTGGTGCATAAATGCATAAAACTAAAGTTGCACTTGGAAATTGCTACTTTACCCTTGAAAAATCAGAAAATAACATTACACAATCTTTATGAACTGAATTTCAAGGATAAGAAAAAAATAACAATCGAAACCACTTAAGTAGCTCTTTGAAAAAAAATAACGCACATACTATGAGCGGTTAtgatcaaaattaaaaaaaaacgtatCAAGGATAATGCATATTGTACATGTCCATATTTATAAATGTGCACAGCACGTAGGAAGAACATTAACATATTTCATTTCCCTTCTTCGTGACATTTCTTCAAGATGACATAAGCAGTCACTGAAATAGTTGTACTTATCTTGCAAAATAATACCTTGCTTCACAAAACCAGTAGCACAACAGCAAAGGTGCTGCTGCAAAAAGACCACAAACCAGATGAACTGGGCAACAAACATTGTGGTCATCATGATGTGTGAGAAAAGACAAGTGTCCATTACCGAGTTTTGTACGAGAGAATGGTGAAAGCATTATTTACAAGCTTATGTACATTATGGAAAtgtcttcttcttaataataactGAAGCATAGAGGAATGAATATACAAGCAAACATGATTTTATAGAATATAATAAATATGAAACGAATACGCTCAGAATATAAACATTGATTATTACATGCTTAGTAGCAAGTATAAAATACATTGAAACATACACTTTAGAAACGACAACTGCAAATGTAGGATGTTGCTAGGTTTGGAAGTTGCAGTATGTAGATTTACACAAGACAATGGAAGAACACTTTTCTACACTCAAAGGTTGGAATTGAGGAACAAGATCTGTTGTGCCTTTTTCCATGCAGTCTCGTTCTCCTGTCATTGAAGACTAAGCTCCCCTTGGAGAAGACTTGTTAACAGGGTACCGAAGTAGatgaaacacacaaaatttcatgAGCTATTTCACTCAAGAAGGGAAACTGAACTTTGTGTTCATACCACCATTTTAATGCATCTTCAGTTCTACTTAGAATATCACATTCTAAGTATCTCTGGACTTCAATAATTGACTAGGATGTAGGAGTCCCTTGTGGATGTGCTTTGTGAAAGGCATTTGTCTATTAGTGACCATGGAGAAAATTCATCTCTGTTCTCAAGAGTGGGACTTTGGGGTTTATCACCTTCCAGAGACCTAATTCTCGAAGTTATCAAATTTTATAGCTTCCTTATATAGTTTTCCAGTGCTTGGTGATTTTGGAAGGCAAAGTTTTTAAATCTTGGATCAAGAAAGGTACATAAACCATGAGTGTTGCTCTCTTCAACATGGCCAAATCTCTCCTTGAGCCAAGAGCTCAATGTTTGTATGATATTTTCTGACAAGTCAGTGATACTTTCAGTACTAAATTTTTCATAAACTGACTGTACCCCATTAGCCAAAACTATGACAAGTGATCCAGATATGTACTTTTCACCACTAGCTGATTTTGTCACAGTTTCAAAGGGCTTtaatattttacacatttcatGGATAACTTTCCACTCTTGGAAGTTCAGAACAGGTAGATCTTTGTCAATGAGTCCTGTGGTGCTTTAGATGGCATCTTCTAACTCACAAAACCTTTCTAACATGTAGAGTGGAGTTCCATTTTGTTGGTACATCAAAAATTAACGTTTTTACTTGAGCGACTCCACTGCTTCTCTGGAAATTCAGTTGCTTGAGAACTCCTTTTAAAAGTttcactattatttttattttgttcaggaGCCCATCAATGCGGTGGATAACCATTTTCACAATAATATTCAGTTGGTGAGCAAAATATTGAAAATGCTTCCAGTGAAGAAGGTCTGTAATAGCTCATTTGATGTTGGTTGCATTTTCTGACACTGCAGGcactattttattttacaatttgtctCCCTTCATAATCCTTTGTAATTCCTGTGATAAATTCTCACTTGTATGGCTTCCTTCTAAAACACAACATTCTAAGAGGACAGATTTCAGCTCAAAATTATCTGTCAAGAAATGACAGGTAATGGCCAAAACTTTCATTGTTTATGAAAGCCCAACAATCGGTCGTAATACACACCTTCTTAACAGCTCcaccacatttaaaaaaatgttatttagaCACTGTTCATGTAACGTAGGTATCAAATTTTTTAAATTCATCCGTCGATTTGGTAGTACATATTCTGGATTAAGTGCTGTGACAAATGCCTTAAAACCCTTGTTTTCAACTATTTGAAAAGGCTGAAGGTCATATATTACCATTTCAGCAAGTAGTTCATTCAGTTCCTTGTTTTTTAGAGAAGGTCACTTTTCTCGGTATGGATGTTGCAATTGAACTTCGACATAACCGCAGCTGAACATGACAGACTTCTTGCACTTCTGTCGAAGCTGTGCAGGTTGACGGAGTAGGTACTGCTGAAGCTGTGCTGGTTGACGGAGTAGGTACTGTTGAAGTTTTGCTGGTCGATGGAGTGTGAGTAACAACTGCTGTGCTCAATGACAGTGGctgaataaaaaaatgaaaaataatttaccCATGTCATGGCATTATTAGTATGTAATTAccctaatttaatttaatgtaacatAATGAATATAATTTAATTACCACATCCTGTCTTACAGTACTGGTACTGGACTTTTAAGTTCTGTTGTTCAATATGGATAAGATATAGCTGGATGTTTTCTTTGTATATGTTTTGTTAAATTAGTAACAGATGTTCGGTAAGACAGTTTCTGGCTGCAGATGTCTCACTTGGCGTATTCATTGTGAATAGCCGTGTAAGAACTCCACATAGGACAATTACTTTGTCTTTTACTAAACATATTTATCTATggatctatttattattattattattattaatctatttatAATTATTAATCTATCTATGTGTTATTATATTCATCTATTATaaataatagctgcctctgtggatccgtggtagagtgtcggcctccggatcccaagatagcgggttcaaacccggcagaggtagtaggatttttgaagggcggaaaaaagtccattcgacactccatgtcgtacgatgtcggcatgtaaaagaactctggtgatacatttggtatttacccgacaaaattaattaaatctcagccatagacgcccaagagagatccggtttactctaggtccgctagatggcagacagagtaaaccggaacgtcgaaaatgacgagcagacagccagatggcgtcaaatcgaaatgtctgcaaacggtagccgaggccatacgattattattattattattattattattattattattattattattattattattattattattattattattattattattataaataattaattaaaatcatTCACTACACGATGCACTTGTGAGTAAAACACATAAAGACAGGAATAGAAATGGTGATTCCCCTGATATCTGAGGCAACTGGGAGTTTTCCCAACTGTCAAAATTTTTTTTAAACTCAATGTAAAATAAATTGAACATTAATGAAAAGTTATTTAATTGAGAGTTTCTATTCTATAAATATGTTCATGAACCATAGGTTTCAGTACTTAAGGTACTTAGGTAGAAGAAAACGAACGTACATACcctattctcatttaaaaatgctaccttgttttttgtttttttaaaaatacagttgcGCTATCTCTCGGGTAAACCCCTGAAACAGAAGTTCGCTTCACTCAAGTAGTTGGCGGTTATCACCTAGGTAGCGCTGGCTTCACATAGCTACAGCAGATAACATTGACTTGTGAACGTGATTCAAGTGCATGACGTAAACGATGTTtcgtaaacgatattttgtcacagatacttccgtcgTAGCCTATCTGATATATCCCTGTCAAaatagcaggctgtgatttatcgaccatcttcAAATATAGATCGTTGGGTTTATGACATCACCACTTACGGTTATATCGAGTGCCGTCGCGTTCTTAATGCGTTAGAATCAACGAGCTAGTATGTTATAGTCAATTACTTACTCTTGAGTAGAATATACGAGAAAACCAAAATTATTGTTCATAACATACTAAGCTTGTCAATTATCGTTTATTTTCATGTGGAGGCAGAAGCTACAAAAGAACATAATACTGTGTCTCCTAGTCATAGCCTTGCACGGTTGTTAGGAAAGAATGCCTGACTATCcagctataccttacatcactcacagcctgcagggttgctacgGTTACACCAAGTAGGTTGGTTACAAAAATGATACCGTAAACTCCTTCGAAAACGCATGGCTTACCTAGGAGAAAACGCTATCCAGCGGCTCGCAATTATAACTGCTTAGAGCTCTCGTCTGCTTCAGTTAGCTGCTATGTTGTGATACCTGAACAAGAGATCTCGAATTTCCACTTGTATACGAAAACGTATTGCTTTTAAGTTTTAACACTTTCCCTGCTGTAGTACTGCTAAAACTGCTAAAACTGCCAAACTGCTAAATTAAAACACAATGTAAGGTCTTACTAAAAATTCTGCCCTCGCCTAAATTTTGAATCTATATAGATGACATTTATTTCAAGATTTACGTTATATCCATGTATATGTCCTGTAATTTTGTAGGCGCGTATGTCTTTACTGTAAACAATTTATTATTTATGtccactttctgtaattaattttgcaaaCTTGAATTATTACTTGGCATAGTAATGATTATTTCATATACATGTCATTGTCACTCCTAGATTCATTAAACTTTGTTGTCTTTTaatgttaaaatttttaaatcTCTGCACTTAGCAATGTCCAAATTAATTtagtttttgaaattgaaaattgagttTAGGTTTGCCATCGTGGTGACTTGCGTTTCGCTGGTTAATATTAAGATAATTGTCATCTTCACTTTCGAcagtatcagtagtagtagtaatttgagGTGAGATAACACCCTTTGGCTTAATAACTGTCACACAAACTTTTATTGTCGGTCTCTCTGTTTTCATCAGTAGAAAATATAATACTGCCACTTCCTAACAACATGCCTTGAATGTATTGTAAACACAAGGGTTCCATATATACTATTTTACCATGTTACCCAACACAAATTTGCAGTATAATATGCAAAAACACGATAAAACAAACTTTTATTGCTAGAAATTCTTTCTACTACAATTCTACATTAACAGGGGCATGTTTCGCTTGTCTACCAAGCATCGTCAGCTTTTATAACTTGTTTCAAGGTTAAGTCATATCATCATTAATTTTACTTATatctaatttgtacttaattatgatctTGATactaaataataaaatacattaataCAGTGATAATTATATACATCATGAAAGGATTAACAATTAAAATAACAGTGCTAAAATTAGAATAGACATTGGTTCTATTAACACTGATGTCCATAACATGGTAGAATCCCAAAAACAATAAGATGTGGCTAAAATTCTCCTACATTTCTTCGTTTTTTATAACTCAATTGTTAGTAAGCTTTTTGTATTGTACACTTAAAATTTGAGCCTTGAACCCTATTAAAACTCAATAGTATCTGAGGCTTATAAATGTACATGTCAAATTGGTTGAGAATGTTCAACATATCGCATTAATTTGATGCTTGCTGCAATCATTTATTGATTGTGAACAGCTAGGTACAACTTGTTGGTTGTTTCCTCAAACTAGTCTTGAATTGATGAGTTGTCATATAGCTTGGGAGCAGTTTGTTTTTAATAGGAGCTTGGCCAAAATGGGACTTCAATTCTGAGAATCTTGGATGTTGATGTATTATCCTTTACAACGACCTATGTGTTGGTGCGTCCCTTTGACTACAGCTATGGTGGCTCACTGTGCTTGTTGCAGCTTGGTCCTATGTAAATTGTTACAATACTAGATTAACAGGGACTTGTTTCGCTCTTCTACCAAGTAGCCACAGCCTTTATAATAACCTTCTTTTGTATTGTACACTTAAAATTTGAGTCTTGAACCCTATTAAAACTCAATAGCATCTGAGGCTTATAAATGTACATATCAAATTAGTTGAGAATGTTCAACATATCGTATTAATTTGACATTCTTCTTTTTGAGAGCTGGTCTATTCATTACTTAATCCTATATGGTGTGAGATCATCTGTAATGAATAATTTTGTTAGTCTCCAAATTGCACTCTCCACACATCACCTTGTATTTCTCTTCTTCTTTAACTGAACCATCATATATACtatttttttaaacccatttgAAGTTACGAGATgatcataattcatacaccatttcaaagagcacatttggagtattaagaaataattttaaagtACATTTTTGGGAAAATACCCATTCTGTACCCCTTTTATCTTGTATATGCTTGCGCAGACAAAATGTATCTCATCAGTGGATTTTCTCCACAGCTAAATGGCCAGCATGCTGCTTTTGATCCAAAGGGTCCCACGTTTTATTCCTGGCTGGTTCAGGGATTTTAAAGTTTattgattaaatcttctggctcgggggctgggtgcttatTCCGTCGTCTTAATTTGGAATTCATCTTAAGTAGGGCCGCATCCAgacagacatacaggtcgcctacagagcgtcaactcaaaagacctgcacttggcctctctggaggccacacaccaatgttaaatcactattattattaatatgattattaatGTACTAAAGCAGAAATGAAGGTAGTTTTTTGCCGCAGGTGTTGGAAGAATATTAAATATATTCAAGTTGTTTATGTCACACAGTTCTCCATCAGGAGTGCCCTGTTATACCTTCACCTTCGTGCATAAAGTtctaattttgtacattttctgtTAGGTATATGTGATGGAGGAAATAACTATCAAAGAGGAAGCAGTTTGGCCGAAGGAAGAGAACATTGATGAGGTGAGTAAGGCTTCTTCTCTTATGAAAAACTCGTGTACAAGTCAATTGGAATTGGTGTGGGCATCCATACAGCTAAATCTTCATTTGGGGAACCATACCTTCCTTTGTGTTTTTATGCCAACTTATTAATTGTCAAACTTGCTCTTTTCTCTGTTTGTTACTCTTGGTTATCTTATGTATTAATTCAGGATGAAGCATCAGCAGTGGAAGATCCTCTGGATGATATCTTAGTTAAGACTGAACCTATCAAAGTAGAAGCTGTGGAAATCAATCAGGTAAGATACGATTCTCTATAAATTATTCTTTAAAAGTATATAAGGTAAGTGCAAGAGTTTAGTAAGAAACAGGAGGCCTGatgaaaatgtattttaaagaATGGCTCATTTACTCTATGAAATTGTGTAAGTAGGTataaaagtgaaaataatgaaGAGATAGAAGGACAGGAATGTTATGAATACAGGTATTATGAAGTGAGATAAAGGAAAAATGTAACCAACACCAGATTTGTATATTCAGTAGATGGAGTTGTATTGTTTTCCTTTGACATATGCTGTACAGTGCATTTTCTTTACTAGATCACTTTTCCTTCtcttgtttattatacaagggaaataagaaaattaaaaagaaaatgtagaatagtaaacaggaaaatcaaagagagtagggagagtagagaaactagaaaacagctaatgagggaactgaatagagtgaaaaaggaagcaaaagagaattatatgaatggcatacttcaagagggtaatgaccacaaagggaaatggaaaaagctgtattcatatatcaggaatcaaaaaggaaaaggagtccaaattcctacaatggtgggagaagggggtgaacactatttaacagatactgagaaagcaaacctatttagtagggaatttagagattcagtagatgattgtcaagagttggaaaccgaaacagaagatagagagggagagagacagagggaaacaagaagcttctcattcacaaatgaagatattttcagagaaatccaactgcttcagcaaggaaaagctgcaggaagtgatcaaattactggggaggtattaaagacaatggggtggtacatagtgcgttatttaaaatttctctttgactatgtcataaataatagtgtaataccaaaggaatggaaggaatctataataataccaatttataaaggaaagggtgataaaaggaaaccagagaactacagaccaatcagcctgaacagtatagtttgtaaaattctggagagtttaatatcgaagtacatcagagggatatgtgatgataaaaattggttcatgaggagccagtatggatttagaaagaaattttcttgtgaggcacaactggtgggatttcagcaggacatatcagatcagttggattcaggaggtcagttagattgcatagccatagatctttccaaagcctttgatagagtggaacatggaatattattaaagaaattggagggaataggattggacgtaagggttacacgttggataaaagcatttctaaattcaagggttcagaaagtcaaagtaggaaataatgtatctcaggaagagaaattttggaatgaaattgcacagggtagtataatcggtccgttacttttcttaatatacgcaaatgatttagggaaccatataacatcaaaaataagattgtatgcagatgacataatagtttatagagaaataaacaacattgaggattgttcagaattacaaagggaccttgaaagtatccaacaatgggttgaagaaaataatatgaaggttaatggaggcaaatcaactgttacaacttttacaaacaggagctttaaaactgaatttgaatatactttggatgaggtagttatcccaaaagatggcaagtgcaaatacttaggtgtgagatttgaaagtaatctgcactggaagggtcatattgatgacattgttgggaaagcatacagatcattacatgtcataatgaggctacttaaaggatgcaacaaagaattaaaagaaaaaagttacttgagtatggttcatccattattggaatatgcaaacagtgtttgggatcctcaccaagaatacctaataaaagaaatagatagtgtgcagaggaaagcagcaagatttgtaacaggggatttcaggagaaagagtagtgtatcagaaatgttaaaagaacttgggtgggaaactttaagtaagagaagggagaaaactagacttacaggattatatagagcctatacaggagaagaagcatggggagatatccatgagaggcttcagttgg is drawn from Anabrus simplex isolate iqAnaSimp1 chromosome 1, ASM4041472v1, whole genome shotgun sequence and contains these coding sequences:
- the LOC136882341 gene encoding uncharacterized protein isoform X4 translates to MEEITIKEEAVWPKEENIDEDEASAVEDPLDDILVKTEPIKVEAVEINQDVADELKSRGENVDGIFVDLGDCPYM